A genome region from Cotesia glomerata isolate CgM1 unplaced genomic scaffold, MPM_Cglom_v2.3 scaffold_122, whole genome shotgun sequence includes the following:
- the LOC123273698 gene encoding helicase domino-like isoform X2: protein MSDKQGVPTLPPLTGGGNNNGGSSSSSGTQQQTVNLQQVLASQGLNVLTTGAGQQFVIASSVPGLSQVIQSGATTTAGLQQVTRIVNISNMSSGSPLGSPNRQNTTKVVLATSPKLVRTSLGNMFLTPTSHITSSPPAKKLKLSETSEKPTLLDDTNGYRRRIMEHRIKRMRAIREKYAENVSELYFLHAGGNIMDFQAWKKKQPTASYLQFLRQHRLDPDDENEDLTAPLPVFTYPTVSTVTTLSTSNATSSQGVEVKLAGVGVTPVAVSTTLPATVAQLSQQVPDSSKPAVMTANPSANIANKQPAASTSIKTIPPTTTVATTTVANTVTSTSPPTSSGQPVVKIVKMPANSPSSCDSQNNEQIAEKAKQEAYVMQRINELQREGLWSEKRLPKVQEPPRTKAHWDYLLEEMVWLSTDFAQERKWKKAAAKKCARMVQKHFLEKEAQAQKAEKMQEHKLKKMAGVIAKEVKTFWANVEKLVEFKQQTRLDEKRKKVLDQRLNFMVGQTEKFSTWLTEGLNKTEGTMSISASKNSSRISSPLPTQKQHSDDEFEPNQSSEDDEETIAKAEEEMKSNHKEEVELLKKESEIPLEDLLKELPPNYLEERDKSLSPSPEDSINVQEEEENNTDGDAEFTVASEESSDDENTIMEQEEAEGNSVDHRQELDDLKAENEMSIDELMAKYGNMSGTMEVDEDSEHESGKESDKDDDKEDDEEEAEAEAEAEAEAEAEAEDKSESENESEDETKEDDEDSQSQSDDETDVGLKSLLEDLDDKSSNKNPNESQSEAHNEMDDAAALAESIQPKGNTLLTTSVVTKIPFLLKHSLREYQHIGLDWLVTMYERKLNGILADEMGLGKTIQTIALLAHLACEKGNWGPHLIIVPTSVMLNWEMECKKWCPGFKILTYYGTQKERKQKRTGWTKPNAFHICITSYKLVIQDHQSFRRKKWKYLILDEAQNIKNFKSQRWQLLLNFQTQRRLLLTGTPLQNNLMELWSLMHFLMPNVFQSHREFKEWFSNPVTGMIEGNSEYNENIIRRLHKVLRPFLLRRLKTEVEKQLPKKYEHVIMCRLSKRQRFLYDDFMSRAKTRETLASGNLLSVINVLMQLRKVCNHPNLFEVRPTVSPFQMEAIDFVTASLVWNVLDYDPFKHIDLSILNLNLLKLERTITAFVSHRVRRFQTPRKLIEEIDSQPPPPPRCPAGKIKITVRLSNQVKPPPVTPQQITQAKIKSLTGILPTPRVGTSPLIKTLNNQTTGQGVTLRVAGGQQLQGYVQLVQHQGNVKAIPMAAIPHNSQTTSSSTGTPATINAQKIAVSSPNIRDGLQRLTQTVTFKQGDSVQRIPMSSFAQLVQTSTGRHIILHSSQQTTNTVSFPVMTSSGQRLTVLSPKFTPVTKVVGGVVTTSANTVGGRPVMRVPPLNVSTTVASTMASPPQPQIRSIVTRGASIVTTGGVTSANNSSNANGTAQQKEVVKKRKESPKSDFYMAQLEEDRRQRRQAKLRTIANINERKCAACPLYGEDLFTALRIDKPASGCQWHNGWLNCTNAKQPARTRRQYFSRTEALAQAIKSTEQIVEELKEVFERFVCYVPAVRAPMPRFHVSHPAPSKLWQHQRMQMVLQRRLTPKCAVLHPISSAMMTQFPDPRLIQYDCGKLQSLDRLLRKLKSGSHRVLIFTQMTRMLDVLEAFLNYHGHIYLRLDGTTRVDQRQFLMERFNGDKRIFCFILSTRSGGVGVNLTGADTVIFYDSDWNPTMDAQAQDRCHRIGQTRDVHIYRLVSEKTVEENILKKANQKRLLGDLAIEGGNFTTAYFKSSTIQDLFNIDQTENDASARMADIVEQKRERDKSLLKEVSSCSSSNSANNSNAVTPVVEEKVAMGALESALAAAEEDLDVLAAKTAKAEAVADLAEFDENIPLDDADREDTQISKAEQEVQNLISQLTPVERYAMKFVEETEGTFSAAQLAAAERELEEQKKEWELDRLRALREEEERRMRMADDDDKPLTFSREDAQNQVNSNNNSKRVGNNSNKKRQVAPSRRSSRRRSRTCESSVSESESSTESESGSQEDLAEDNNSDVEESSQDSQVDDDEMGEEGDNDDDDDGDNEDDDSQVNKFENTKRRPGRPKKIKLRKNHLDLNSPRTRSRGNVKINLWTLDVSPILPVVKRSYKEIHWRKRNKRDNNLDKSTDNENNDDSSIMDHDNDNDNDANNTDDKSSVVDDQSKSIVSLTSPSVNDAENEINEINEEEKSEVGSVEEMIKSDVDEKMSDVTGSMIMDMSESNDESDIKQEELTSELSNKTTPCESSCPESPKLTSDTLEEYKVPCDESKRTRSSRNNAKKLSDDSIAKFEITEEVNHVTRSHKPEFKDIHEDTENLDVNVGSPNNRINTSPMTVNDVVDDEYCIISNKEKSGDDSSADSSCTDVNAEPKIETIILRKTRTRSSLSNVPLSSRTRRASKIHKSEDIIDVEAKEIKQESIDGVEEGKSQLEKTSWPKVCVENILLDESVPIEATILPPVESTVSKPQNSDDKTSESLPNPNLTLRLKITRPDTPFPRILRRRTKAHSPFAEPLAPVSDESRKARKSLEKKIVKKSSESEPAPEEEKKPEGRKSPILILSDIKLKLPIPKSPQPPPQLQPETSTSSSSRVTRSSMVLDSPIVVIKERSSSDRPTTRSQGNMDNGFLLPTQINRKSRGNSQPKVIATTPESKSKLNDSVNTFPVTPKRRPDTPVPKKSSRITRSADSILFTNYNLNANLSNKNNKTRRTSTCLEKNEDVHARTPSPENISAKKDSLDTDSNGNAVNNDSFKNKDKDAATPVDNERPQRTAKVVAMITLDTHSRINHNKTSPHNSSSKKSEEKRDCEVICMEDPVGIKVRSRSSKLISSASSSSSSPVETVALNDESESESDTELRDKRLRSKSIKRSQRLIKSGLKNKFNDIQISDAADDDELGPNKKIIKLSTVDSKLNRQVS from the exons ATGAGTGATAAGCAGGGCGTGCCAACTTTGCCGCCCCTAACTGGGGGTGGAAATAACAATGGGGGAAGCAGTTCTAGCAGCGGAACTCAGCAGCAAACAGTTAACTTGCAGCAAGTATTGGCAAGCCAAGGTCTCAATGTTCTCACTACCGGAGCTGGACAGCAATTTGTTATCGCATCCTCAGTTCCTGGTCTTTCtcag gTCATACAAAGTGGCGCGACAACGACGGCTGGATTACAACAAGTCACGCGTATTGTCAACATCAGCAACATGTCAAGTGGTTCGCCTTTGGGATCTCCCAACCGGCAGAACACGACGAAAGTTGTACTTGCGACATCACCGAAACTCGTGAGAACCTCCCTCGGAAATATGTTTCTGACACCGACTTCTCACATAACGTCATCGCCGCCGGCCAAGAAGCTTAAATTATCAGAGACCTCGGAGAAGCCGACGCTGCTTGATGACACCAACGGTTACCGTCGTCGGATAATGGAACATAGGATCAAAAGAATGCGCGCAATTCGCGAGAAATACGCAGAGAACGTGTCTGAGCTTTACTTTCTCCACGCCGGCGGTAACATCATGGACTTCCAGGCGTGGAAGAAAAAGCAACCGACGGCCTCGTACCTCCAATTCTTGCGACAGCACCGTTTAGATCCTGATGACGAGAACGAAGACCTCACAGCCCCACTACCTGTATTTACATACCCCACGGTATCGACGGTGACGACTCTGAGCACGTCGAACGCGACTTCGAGTCAAGGGGTCGAAGTTAAGCTCGCGGGAGTTGGGGTTACTCCTGTAGCAGTTTCCACGACCTTACCTGCAACCGTTGCCCAGCTTAGTCAGCAAg TTCCAGATTCATCAAAACCGGCGGTGATGACTGCAAATCCTTCTGCAAATATAGCGAATAAACAGCCTGCGGCCTCAACTTCCATCAAAACAATACCACCTACGACAACAGTAGCAACCACTACGGTAGCTAATACTGTGACTTCAACGTCACCTCCTACGTCGTCGGGTCAACCTGttgttaaaattgttaaaatgccTGCAAATTCGCCTTCTTCATGTGATAGTCAAAATAATGAGCAAATTGCAGAGAAAGCTAaacaa GAAGCTTATGTAATGCAAAGAATAAATGAACTACAGCGTGAGGGACTTTGGTCGGAAAAGCGACTACCAAAAGTACAAGAGCCTCCGAGAACAAAAGCGCACTGGGATTATCTGCTGGAAGAAATGGTCTGGCTGTCTACTGATTTTGCACAAGAGCGTAAATGGAAAAAAGCTGCGGCTAAAAAGTGTGCGAGAATGGTACAAAAACACTTTTTGGAGAAAGAAGCCCAAGCTCAAAAGGCGGAAAAAATGCAAGAAcacaagctcaaaaaaatggcCGGTGTTATCGCCAAGGAAGTAAAAACCTTTTGGGCTAATGTTGAAAAA ctTGTGGAGTTCAAACAGCAGACGAGACTGGacgagaaaagaaaaaaagtactCGATCAACGGTTGAACTTTATGGTCGGgcaaactgaaaaattttcaacgtgGCTTACAGAAGGCCTCAATAAAACTGAAGGCACTATGAGTATTTCAGCTTCCAAAAATAGTTCGAGGATATCGTCACCTTTACCCACACAAAAACAACACTCAgatg aTGAGTTTGAGCCTAATCAAAGTTCTGAAGATGACGAAGAAACGATAGCTAAAGCCGAGGAAGAAATGAAATCAAATCACAAAGAGGAAGTTGAGTTACTTAAAAAAGAATCAGAAATACCCTTGGAAGATTTACTCAAAGAATTACCACCAAATTATCTCGAAGAGAGGGATAAAAGTTTATCTCCGTCTCCAGAAGATTCAATTAATGttcaagaagaagaagaaaacaaTACGGATGGCGATGCTGAATTTACTGTCGCTTCAGAAGAGTCTTCGGACGATGAGAACACTATTATGGAGCAAGAGGAAGCTGAAGGCAATTCCGTTGATCATCGGCAAGAGCTGGACGATCTTAAAGCCGAAAATGAAATGTCTATCGATGAGTTGATGGCCAAGTACGGAAATATGTCAGGAACTATGGAAGTCGACGAAGACAGTGAGCATG AATCTGGTAAAGAGTCTGACAAGGATGATGATAAAGAAGACGATGAAGAAGAAGCTGAAGCCGAAGCCGAAGCCGAAGCCGAGGCCGAGGCAGAAGCTGAAGATAAATCTGAAAGTGAAAATGAAAGCGAGGATGAAACTAAAGAAGATGATGAGGATTCACAAAGTCAGAGTGATGATGAAACTGATGTTGGTTTGAAATCATTGTTAGAAGATCTGGATGATAAATCGTCAAATAAAAATCCGAATGAGTCACAGTCTGAAGCACACAATGAAATGGACGACGCTGCCGCTTTGGCTGAAAGTATTCAACCTAAAGGAAATACACTTCTGACTACAAGT GTTGTGACTAAAATTCCGTTCCTCTTGAAACACTCGCTTCGTGAATACCAACACATAGGTCTTGATTGGCTGGTCACAATGTATGAGCGTAAATTAAATGGAATATTAGCCGATGAAATGGGTCTTGGTAAAACAATTCAAACAATAGCATTGTTAGCCCACCTTGCATGTGAAAAGGGCAATTGGGGTCCTCATTTGATAATTGTACCTACATCTGTGATGCTAAATTGGGAAATGGAGTGCAAAAAATGGTGTCCGGGTTTTAAAATTCTCACTTACTACGGAACTCAAAAAGAACGTAAGCAAAAGCGAACCGGTTGGACAAAGCCTAATGCATTTCACATCTGTATAACGTCTTATAAGCTGGTTATCCAGGACCATCAGAGTTTCCGTCGAAAGAAGTGGAAATACTTAATTTTAGATGAagctcaaaatattaaaaatttcaaatcacaACGATGGCAGCTTctgttaaattttcaaactcagAGACGTTTATTGTTAACGGGTACACCCTTACAAAACAATCTCATGGAACTCTGGTCGCTCATGCATTTTCTTATGCCCAATGTATTTCAATCTCACCGTGAATTCAAAGAATGGTTCAGTAATCCTGTTACCGGCATGATCGAAGGAAACAGTGAATATAACGAAAATATTATTCGTCGACTTCATAAG gttTTACGTCCATTTTTACTTCGAAGATTGAAAACCGAAGTAGAAAAACAATTACCAAAGAAATATGAGCACGTAATAATGTGCCGTTTATCAAAACGTCAAAGATTTTTGTACGATGATTTTATGTCACGTGCTAAAACAAGAGAAACTTTGGCCAGCGGTAATTTGTTGAGCGTTATCAATGTGTTGATGCAATTACGTAAAGTGTGTAACCATCCGAATTTATTTGAAGTAAGACCGACGGTATCACCTTTTCAAATGGAAGCTATTGACTTTGTCACAGCTTCTTTGGTGTGGAATGTACTTGATTACGATCCTTTTAAG CACATCGATTTGtcgattttaaatttgaatctaTTAAAATTAGAGCGGACAATCACCGCGTTTGTGTCACACAGAGTGCGTCGCTTCCAAACACCACGTAAATTGATTGAAGAAATAGATAGCCAACCGCCACCACCACCGCGTTGTCCAgctggaaaaataaaaataactgtaAGACTGTCAAATCAAGTTAAACCGCCACCGGTAACTCCACAGCAAATAACGCAagctaaaattaaaagtttgacTGGTATTTTACCAACACCGCGAGTGGGTACGTCGCCGCTGATTAAAACTCTTAATAACCAAACCACTGGGCAAGGCGTAACACTACGTGTTGCCGGTGGTCAGCAACTTCAGGGTTACGTCCAGCTTGTACAACACCAAGGCAACGTCAAAG CAATACCCATGGCTGCTATACCGCACAACTCTCAAACAACATCATCTAGCACGGGTACTCCGGCAACAATTAACGCTCAGAAAATAGCTGTGAGCAGTCCAAATATTCGTGATGGTTTACAGAGATTAACGCAAACTGTCACATTCAAACAGGGTGACTCTGTACAGAGGATACCTATGTCCAGTTTTGCTCAATTGGTTCAAACGTCAACCGGAAGGCATATTATCCTTCATTCCAGTCAACAAACTACTAACAccg tttCTTTTCCTGTAATGACATCGAGTGGCCAAAGACTAACAGTCCTTTCACCAAAATTTACCCCAGTAACTAAAGTTGTTGGCGGTGTGGTAACAACATCAGCAAATACAGTCGGAGGTCGGCCTGTAATGCGAGTGCCACCATTGAATGTTTCGACGACAGTAGCTTCGACAATGGCATCGCCGCCGCAACCACAAATACGCAGCATAGTAACTCGAGGTGCTAGCATCGTAACAACTGGTGGTGTCACTAGTGCAAACAACAGCAGCAATGCCAATGGTACTGCACAACAAAAAGAAGTGGTTAAAAAACGAAAAGAAAGTCCAAAATCTGACTTTTACATGGCGCAACTGGAAGAAGATCGGCGACAAAGGCGGCAAGCTAAGTTGCGTACCATAGCGAACATTAACGAGCGTAAATGCGCAGCGTGTCCTTTGTACGGTGAAGACCTTTTCACAGCGTTGAGAATTGACAAACCAGCTTCAGGTTGTCAGTGGCACAATGGCTGGTTGAATTGTACGAATGCCAAGCAACCAGCACGGACACGTCGTCAATATTTCTCCCGCACAGAAGCTCTTGCTCAAGCGATAAAATCAACAGAACAAATAGTCGAAGAGTTGAAGGAAGTGTTTGAACGTTTTGTCTGTTATGTACCAGCAGTAAGAGCTCCTATGCCGCGTTTCCACGTTTCTCATCCAGCACCGAGTAAATTATGGCAACATCAGCGCATGCAGATGGTCCTTCAGCGGCGATTAACGCCTAAATGTGCAGTACTCCATCCAATAAGTAGCGCGATGATGACACAATTTCCCGATCCACGACTTATACAGTATGATTGTGGTAAATTGCAATCATTAGATCgtttattgagaaaattaaagAGTGGAAGTCATCGTGTGCTGATATTTACACAAATGACAAGAATGTTGGATGTACTTGAggcatttcttaattatcacggtcatatttatttaagattagACGGTACAACACGCGTTGATCAGCGTCAATTTCTCATGGAAAGATTCAATGGTGATAAACGTATATTTTGTTTCATACTATCGACGAGATCGGGTGGTGTTGGTGTCAATCTTACTGGAGCTGACACAGTTATATTCTACGATAGCGATTGGAATCCTACTATGGACGCTCAGGCGCAAGATCGTTGTCATAGGATCGGACAGACTCGAGATGTTCACATTTACCGACTTGTTAGTGAAAAGACTGTTGAAGAAAATATTCTCAAAAAGGCCAATCAAAAGAGATTACTCGGTGATCTAGCTATTGAAGGTGGTAATTTCACTACTGCGTACTTCAAGAGTTCGACAATCCAGGACCTCTTTAATATTGATCAGACTGAAAATGATGCGTCGGCACGTATGGCTGATATCGTTGAACAAAAAAGAGAACGTGACAAGTCACTGCTGAAAGAAGTCTCGTCTTGTTCGAGTAGTAATAGTGCTAATAATAGTAATGCTGTAACACCGGTTGTCGAAGAAAAGGTAGCGATGGGGGCTTTGGAGAGTGCACTTGCCGCTGCTGAAGAAGATCTCGATGTGTTGGCTGCGAAAACTGCCAAAGCTGAGGCTGTTGCCGATCTTGCTGAGTTTGATGAAAATATTCCTTTGGACGATGCTGATCGGGAGGACACGCAAATCAGTAAAGCTGAACAAGAAGTTCAGAATTTGATTTcacag ctaacACCAGTGGAACGGTACGCGATGAAATTTGTCGAAGAAACCGAAGGTACATTTTCAGCAGCCCAATTAGCAGCAGCAGAACGCGAACTGGAGGAACAGAAAAAAGAATGGGAGTTGGACCGACTACGTGCTCTACGTGAGGAAGAAGAACGACGAATGAGGATGGCTGATGATGACGATAAGCCATTGACATTTAGCCGCGAGGATGCTCAGAATCAggttaatagtaataataattctaagaGAGTaggtaataatagtaataaaaaacgTCAGGTCGCGCCGAGTAGACGTAGTTCTCGTAGACGTAGTAGAACATGTGAATCTTCAGTGAGTGAATCCGAGTCTTCGACTGAAAGCGAATCGGGCTCTCAGGAGGATCTCGCTGAGGATAATAATTCTGATGTTGAAGAGTCAAGTCAAGATAGTCAGGTTGATGATGACGAGATGGGTGAGGAGGGTGATAACGACGATGATGACGATGGTGATAACGAGGATGATGATTCACAGgtgaataaatttgaaaatactaAACGGCGACCAGGTCgtcctaaaaaaataaaattacggaaaaatcaCCTCGATCTCAATAGTCCACGGACAAGATCTCGCGgtaatgttaaaataaatctatgGACTCTAGATGTAAGCCCAATTTTACCGGTTGTTAAACGTAGTTACAAAGAAATTCATTGGCGGAAACGTAATAAACGTGATAATAATCTTGACAAAAGTActgataatgaaaataatgatgataGTTCAATAATGGatcatgataatgataatgataatgatgctAATAATACTGATGATAAATCTTCAGTTGTAGATGATCAAAGCAAATCTATTGTGTCATTAACTAGCCCTAGTGTTAATGATGCGGAGaatgaaattaatgaaattaatgagGAAGAAAAGAGCGAGGTGGGTTCTGTTGAAGAAATGATTAAATCGGATGTTGATGAGAAAATGTCTGATGTTACGGGCTCCATGATAATGGACATGTCTGAGTCTAATGACGAAAGTGACATCAAGCAGGAGGAATTAACATCTGAGTTGTCGAATAAAACAACTCCCTGTGAATCTTCGTGTCCCGAGTCGCCAAAATTAACCAGTGATACATTAGAAGAATATAAAGTTCCGTGCGACGAAAGTAAACGCACTCGCTCAAGTCGTAATAAcgctaaaaaattatcagatgatTCGATTGctaaatttgaaattacagAAGAGGTGAATCATGTGACGCGGTCCCATAAACCTGAATTTAAAGATATTCATGAAGACACCGAGAATTTGGACGTTAATGTCGGTTCGCCAAATAACAGGATCAATACGTCACCGATGACCGTCAACGACGTGGTGGATGATGAGTACTGTATTATAAGTAACAAAGAAAAATCAGGAGATGATTCTTCAGCGGATTCTTCGTGCACGGACGTGAATGCTGAACCGAAGATAGAGACgattattttgagaaaaacgcgaaCAAGATCTTCGTTGAGCAACGTACCTTTGAGCAGTCGAACTCGTCGCGCTTCAAAGATCCACAAGTCAGAGGACATCATTGACGTTGAAGCTAAAGAGATAAAGCAAGAGTCGATAGACGGCGTTGAGGAAGGAAAAAGTCAACTTGAGAAAACCAGCTGGCCGAAAGTTTgcgttgaaaatattttgttggaTGAATCCGTGCCAATTGAGGCAACTATTTTGCCTCCCGTCGAATCGACTGTCTCAAAGCCGCAGAACTCTGACGATAAAACCTCTGAGTCGCTGCCGAATCCTAATCTTACTCTGCGATTAAAAATAACTCGTCCAGATACTCCATTTCCGCGTATTTTAAGACGCCGGACTAAAGCTCATTCGCCGTTTGCAGAACCACTGGCTCCTGTGTCGGACGAGTCCAGAAAAGCTCGGaaaagtttagaaaaaaaaatagtcaaaaaatCTTCCGAATCTGAGCCAGCGCCAGAAGAAGAGAAAAAACCCGAAGGACGCAAGAGTcctatattaattttatcagatattaaattaaaattaccaaTTCCCAAATCTCCGCAACCTCCACCACAATTACAACCAGAAACCTCCACTTCATCGTCATCGCGAGTGACGCGTTCGTCAATGGTTCTAGATTCTCCTATTGTGGTCATCAAAGAGCGCTCGTCTTCAGATAGACCTACCACACGGTCTCAGGGCAACATGGACAATGGGTTTCTATTGCCGACTCAGATAAATCGCAAATCTCGGGGTAATTCACAGCCCAAAGTAATAGCGACAACTCCAGagtcaaaatcaaaattaaatgacaGTGTTAATACGTTTCCCGTCACTCCGAAGCGGAGGCCCGATACACCAGTTCCTAAAAAATCATCACGCATCACCAGATCAGCagattctattttatttactaactACAATTTGAACGCTAATTTGTCTAACAAAAATAACAAGACGCGTCGCACTTCTACttgtttggaaaaaaatgaagatgtCCATGCACGCACACCGTCGCCGGAGAATATTTCTGCCAAGAAAGACTCCCTGGATACAGATTCAAATGGTAATGCTGTTAATAATGATTCTTTTAAGAATAAAGATAAAGACGCTGCGACTCCCGTGGACAATGAGCGCCCGCAAAGAACAGCCAAAGTTGTTGCCATGATAACTCTAGACACTCATTCAAGGATAAATCACAACAAAACGAGTCCCCATAACTCGTCAAGTAAAAAAAGCGAGGAAAAACGGGACTGCGAGGTGATCTGTATGGAAGATCCGGTGGGCATTAAAGTCAGATCAAGAAGCAGTAAATTAATTTCCTCGGCATCGTCGTCGTCGTCATCACCTGTCGAAACTGTCGCATTAAACGATGAAAGTGAGTCGGAAAGCGACACTGAGTTAAGAGATAAAAGATTGCGTagtaaaagtataaaaagatCACAAAGACTCATTAAATCagggttaaaaaataaatttaatgacatACAAATTTCAGACGCCGCGGATGATGACGAATTAGGgcctaataaaaaaataataaaacttagtACTGTTGATAGTAAGCTTAACCGTCAGGTTTCTTga